A window of the Brassica napus cultivar Da-Ae chromosome C5, Da-Ae, whole genome shotgun sequence genome harbors these coding sequences:
- the LOC111212207 gene encoding F-box protein At5g07610-like isoform X2 — protein sequence MAETRAQHRRRVTSLTWDDVESKQDVFRNTLSRLSVRSIRSVKTVNRYWYGSVRDKHFATIHLAQSRKKPSYIACPRVNNAMELYLLKPGKFNYRHHATVDPPGRSAEHQMHMIASFNGLVCCINQLSDEHEEDYQIWICNPSTEQTLLLPQGRPSFWTEPSIGVAYGPDISEYKIFRIVNDGDKITGEGFHIEWEVYSSSTGAWRIIGAVPHLPMQWWGEARRKVTKSIYHFWLAGGDGQSLYLIYLAEAVFLTGYSVFIFPF from the exons atggccGAGACGCGAGCTCAGCATCGCAGGCGAGTGACATCACTGACATGGGATGACGTAGAATCTAAACAAGATGTGTTTCGTAACACCTTATCTCGACTCTCAGTAAGGTCTATCCGTTCAGTGAAAACGGTTAACAGATACTGGTATGGCTCAGTTAGGGACAAACATTTTGCTACGATACATCTCGCTCAATCGAGAAAGAAGCCCTCATACATAGCTTGTCCAAGAGTAAACAACGCTATGGAGCTGTATTTGTTGAAGCCAGGGAAGTTCAACTATCGACACCACGCTACAGTTGATCCTCCGGGAAGAAGCGCTGAGCACCAGATGCACATGATAGCGTCGTTCAATGGATTAGTATGCTGCATCAACCAACTCTCTGATGAACATGAAGAAGATTACCAGATATGGATCTGCAATCCTTCTACTGAACAGACTCTGCTTCTTCCTCAGGGCAGACCATCGTTTTGGACTGAACCAAGCATCGGAGTTGCATATGGTCCTGACATTAGCGAGTACAAAATTTTCCGCATAGTCAATGATGGTGATAAAATCACTGGAGAAGGTTTTCACATAGAATGGGAGGTGTATTCTTCTAGCACTGGTGCGTGGAGGATCATCGGCGCTGTGCCTCATCTTCCAAT GCAATGGTGGGGTGAGGCTAGAAGGAAGGTGACGAAGAGTATTTATCATTTCTGGCTTGCTGGTGGTGATGGACAAAGTCTTTACTTGATTTATCTTGCAGAGGCTGTGTTTCTCACTGGAtactctgtttttatttttccgTTCTAA
- the LOC111212207 gene encoding F-box protein At5g49610-like isoform X1, with protein sequence MAETRAQHRRRVTSLTWDDVESKQDVFRNTLSRLSVRSIRSVKTVNRYWYGSVRDKHFATIHLAQSRKKPSYIACPRVNNAMELYLLKPGKFNYRHHATVDPPGRSAEHQMHMIASFNGLVCCINQLSDEHEEDYQIWICNPSTEQTLLLPQGRPSFWTEPSIGVAYGPDISEYKIFRIVNDGDKITGEGFHIEWEVYSSSTGAWRIIGAVPHLPMYVFLSPHRSSHVFVGGKMYWLVSLEDPGIILYVDMEERFGVMELPHYPTELREEDRITDCTYLINLGGSLSLVVLHGDYFDIWVWKEASWVLETRDEFEFLDDDEIVLFLTSSDKEILCVTGSHMWTYHFNTTIICFLLHCSVIQCDMLFY encoded by the coding sequence atggccGAGACGCGAGCTCAGCATCGCAGGCGAGTGACATCACTGACATGGGATGACGTAGAATCTAAACAAGATGTGTTTCGTAACACCTTATCTCGACTCTCAGTAAGGTCTATCCGTTCAGTGAAAACGGTTAACAGATACTGGTATGGCTCAGTTAGGGACAAACATTTTGCTACGATACATCTCGCTCAATCGAGAAAGAAGCCCTCATACATAGCTTGTCCAAGAGTAAACAACGCTATGGAGCTGTATTTGTTGAAGCCAGGGAAGTTCAACTATCGACACCACGCTACAGTTGATCCTCCGGGAAGAAGCGCTGAGCACCAGATGCACATGATAGCGTCGTTCAATGGATTAGTATGCTGCATCAACCAACTCTCTGATGAACATGAAGAAGATTACCAGATATGGATCTGCAATCCTTCTACTGAACAGACTCTGCTTCTTCCTCAGGGCAGACCATCGTTTTGGACTGAACCAAGCATCGGAGTTGCATATGGTCCTGACATTAGCGAGTACAAAATTTTCCGCATAGTCAATGATGGTGATAAAATCACTGGAGAAGGTTTTCACATAGAATGGGAGGTGTATTCTTCTAGCACTGGTGCGTGGAGGATCATCGGCGCTGTGCCTCATCTTCCAATGTATGTTTTTCTTAGCCCACATAGATCCAGTCATGTCTTTGTAGGAGGAAAGATGTACTGGCTTGTTTCTTTGGAAGATCCTGGTATAATCCTCTACGTGGATATGGAAGAGAGATTCGGAGTTATGGAGCTGCCTCACTATCCAACAGAACTGCGTGAAGAAGACAGGATAACAGATTGCACATATCTGATAAACCTGGGAGGATCACTCTCACTTGTAGTTCTACATGGGGATTACTTTGACATATGGGTGTGGAAAGAAGCTAGTTGGGTCCTTGAAACCAGAGATGAATTTGAATTCCTGGACGATGATGAAATTGTATTATTCCTGACCTCATCAGACAAGGAGATCCTGTGTGTGACTGGGTCGCACATGTGGACTTATCATTTCAATACTACGATAATATGTTTCCTTCTTCATTGCTCTGTAATACAATGTGATATGTTGTTTTATTGA
- the LOC111212210 gene encoding protein NDR1-like yields MSRLEAEGRAPSCWWRFGFWLIIIAGLIILIVWINLRPTGSDIPKCSIEYFYVPALNKTLNSRLNTTLNFMVRLANPNSEQGIYYDDVHLSFSSVTYVFIANYTVPRFYQGRKKKAKKWGQVVPLNNQTVLEAVLPNGLASFRINLKTQVRYKNSFWKTRRFGVVVGAEVGVNGDGVKANKKGIRLKKSDSSSSSSLRSYFPVCVLTNLLVFFAIC; encoded by the coding sequence atgagtCGTCTTGAAGCTGAAGGAAGAGCCCCAAGTTGCTGGTGGCGCTTCGGCTTTTGGTTAATCATCATAGCTGGACTCATCATTCTCATAGTTTGGATAAATCTACGTCCAACGGGTTCAGACATTCCAAAATGCTCAATCGAATACTTTTACGTTCCAGCCCTCaacaaaaccctaaactcaCGACTCAACACCACTCTCAACTTCATGGTTCGTCTAGCTAATCCAAACAGTGAACAAGGAATCTACTATGACGACGTCCACCTTTCCTTCTCCAGCGTCACCTATGTATTCATCGCTAACTACACGGTGCCAAGATTCTACCAGGGACGCAAGAAGAAAGCCAAGAAGTGGGGTCAGGTTGTGCCTCTGAACAACCAGACAGTTTTAGAAGCGGTTTTGCCTAATGGATTGGCGAGTTTTCGGATAAACCTGAAGACACAAGTGAGGTACAAGAACTCGTTTTGGAAAACTAGGAGGTTTGGGGTCGTCGTTGGTGCTGAAGTTGGAGTCAACGGGGATGGAGttaaagctaataagaaaggGATTAGGTTGAAGAAATCTgactcttcttcatcttcttcattaagaAGCTATTTTCCTGTTTGTGTTTTGACGAATCTGCTTGTTTTCTTTGCTATTTGTTGA
- the LOC106377591 gene encoding early nodulin-like protein 3: MVRDLKNMTLRGFGLVCLFTIVSKAYAREFAVGGAKGWTVPSGSQVYSQWAEQSRFQIGDSLLFVYQPNQDSVLQVTRDAYDSCNTDAPTAKFADGKTSFALTHSGPYYFISGNKDNCKKNEKLVVIVMADRNGNTTTSSPPLPSPAPAPSSLPPSPALAPSAESPPSPPPMTGPFETPAPTPTPTHETPNSAASPSSSFVAALLVAAFASTLFLH, from the exons ATGGTTCGAGACCTAAAGAACATGACGCTTCGTGGATTCGGTCTTGTGTGTCTGTTCACGATCGTTAGCAAAGCCTACGCTAGAGAGTTTGCGGTTGGTGGTGCAAAAGGTTGGACCGTCCCTTCAGGTTCTCAAGTTTACAGTCAATGGGCAGAGCAAAGCAGATTCCAAATCGGCGACTCTCTGC TGTTCGTTTACCAACCAAACCAAGACTCAGTTCTCCAAGTCACAAGAGACGCCTACGACAGCTGCAACACGGATGCACCAACCGCTAAGTTCGCTGATGGCAAAACTTCTTTCGCATTAACACACTCTGGACCATACTATTTCATCAGTGGAAACAAAGACAACTGCAAAAAAAACGAGAAGCTTGTGGTCATCGTCATGGCTGACAGAAACGGCAACACCACCACATCATCACCACCACTGCCTTCTCCAGCTCCTGCTCCCTCATCATTACCGCCTTCTCCAGCGCTGGCTCCCTCGGCAGAGTCCCCTCCTTCTCCACCGCCAATGACAGGACCCTTTGAGACACCAGCACCTACGCCTACTCCAACTCACGAAACTCCAAATAGTGCAGCTTCCCCATCTTCTTCCTTTGTGGCTGCTCTTCTTGTAGCTGCCTTTGCTTCCACTCTATTCCTACACTAA